In Firmicutes bacterium ASF500, a single genomic region encodes these proteins:
- the galK gene encoding Galactokinase — protein sequence MPSCKTLLQDLRAGAHDGTLAALYALDGSQASLDAARDRACRVAQALADTFSPGENAPAALFSGPGRTEIGGNHTDHQHGRVLCGSVDMDMLACAAPNSLNVIRIQSEGYPALEIGLDDLSVREEEKNTSAALVRGVAAKVRELGYPLSGFDACVTSTVLSGSGLSSSAAYETLIGNILNHFCCGDKLDPITIAKIGQYAENVYFGKPCGLMDQMGSSVGGAVFIDFNDPADPIVERVDYDFSQSGHALCIVDTASSHGDLTDDYADITREMGAVATHFGKAVLRDVPLEDFRAAIPALRKECGDRAVLRATHFYGDDRRAAQEAGALKKGNFEAFLNMVNASGLSSSLCLQNTWSIHDPRQQAIPLALTVGEHLLDGMGAIRVHGGGFAGTIQAWVPEEYLTVFQNGIEELFGSGKCHVLHIRPQGGCVVAE from the coding sequence ATGCCCTCCTGTAAGACTCTGCTCCAGGACCTGCGGGCCGGAGCCCACGACGGCACCCTGGCCGCTCTGTACGCTCTGGACGGCTCCCAGGCCAGCTTGGACGCCGCCCGTGACCGGGCCTGCCGCGTGGCTCAGGCGCTGGCGGATACCTTCTCCCCCGGGGAGAACGCCCCCGCCGCCCTGTTCAGCGGCCCCGGCCGCACCGAGATCGGCGGCAACCACACTGACCACCAGCACGGCCGGGTGCTGTGCGGAAGCGTGGATATGGACATGCTGGCCTGCGCCGCCCCCAACAGCCTAAACGTCATCCGCATCCAGTCCGAGGGCTACCCCGCCCTGGAGATCGGCCTGGACGACCTGTCCGTCCGGGAGGAGGAGAAAAACACCTCCGCCGCCCTGGTGCGGGGGGTGGCCGCCAAGGTGAGAGAGCTGGGCTACCCCCTGTCCGGCTTCGACGCCTGCGTGACCTCCACTGTCCTGTCCGGCTCCGGCCTCTCCTCCTCTGCCGCCTACGAGACGCTGATCGGCAACATCCTCAACCACTTCTGCTGCGGGGACAAGCTGGACCCCATCACCATCGCCAAGATCGGCCAGTACGCCGAGAACGTCTACTTCGGCAAGCCCTGCGGCCTGATGGACCAGATGGGCTCCTCAGTGGGAGGGGCGGTGTTCATCGACTTCAACGACCCCGCTGACCCGATTGTGGAGCGGGTGGACTACGATTTCAGCCAGTCGGGCCACGCCCTGTGTATCGTGGACACCGCCTCCAGCCACGGCGACCTCACCGACGACTACGCCGACATCACCCGGGAGATGGGGGCGGTGGCCACCCACTTTGGGAAGGCCGTCCTGCGGGACGTGCCCCTGGAGGACTTCCGCGCCGCCATCCCCGCCCTGCGGAAAGAGTGTGGCGACCGGGCGGTGCTCCGGGCCACGCACTTCTACGGCGACGACCGCCGGGCGGCCCAGGAGGCCGGCGCACTGAAAAAGGGGAACTTTGAGGCCTTCCTGAACATGGTAAACGCCTCCGGCCTGTCCTCCTCCCTGTGCCTGCAAAACACCTGGTCCATCCACGACCCCCGGCAGCAGGCCATCCCCCTGGCCCTGACGGTGGGAGAGCATCTGCTGGACGGCATGGGGGCCATCCGGGTCCACGGCGGCGGTTTCGCCGGCACCATCCAGGCTTGGGTGCCCGAGGAGTACCTCACCGTGTTTCAAAACGGTATTGAGGAGCTGTTCGGCTCCGGCAAGTGCCACGTACTCCACATCCGCCCCCAGGGCGGCTGCGTGGTGGCGGAATAG
- the cmk_2 gene encoding Cytidylate kinase, whose product MSNYVISISREFGSGGRLIGKRLAAVLGIPCYDRTIIQKTSEKSGLSPDFIARAEERARSRFHLSAAPIGMGVPALAHQGVPVGNQAFFAQSEVIRELAGEGPCVIVGRCSDYVLGERPECLKVFIHADIASRVERCVEEYQLPAEDMERRVVQMDKGRANYYNYYTGHIWGDMRRYDLTVNSGVVGVEGAVSLIVALVKARSAQDVQ is encoded by the coding sequence ATGAGCAACTATGTCATTTCCATCAGCCGGGAGTTCGGCAGCGGAGGCCGCCTGATCGGCAAGCGGCTGGCCGCCGTGCTGGGCATCCCCTGCTACGACCGGACCATCATCCAAAAGACCTCGGAGAAGAGCGGGCTGTCCCCCGACTTCATCGCCCGGGCGGAGGAGCGGGCCCGCAGCCGCTTCCATCTGTCCGCCGCCCCCATCGGCATGGGGGTGCCCGCCCTGGCCCACCAGGGGGTGCCCGTGGGCAATCAGGCCTTTTTCGCCCAGTCGGAGGTCATCCGGGAGCTGGCCGGCGAGGGGCCCTGCGTCATTGTGGGCCGGTGCTCCGACTATGTGCTGGGGGAGCGTCCCGAGTGCCTGAAGGTCTTTATCCACGCGGATATCGCCAGCCGGGTGGAGCGGTGTGTGGAGGAGTATCAGCTCCCCGCCGAGGACATGGAGCGCCGGGTGGTCCAGATGGACAAGGGCCGGGCCAACTATTACAACTACTACACCGGCCATATCTGGGGCGACATGCGCCGCTATGACCTGACGGTCAACTCTGGCGTCGTGGGCGTGGAGGGGGCGGTGAGCCTGATCGTGGCGCTGGTCAAGGCCCGGTCCGCCCAGGATGTCCAGTGA
- the patB gene encoding Cystathionine beta-lyase PatB has protein sequence MKYDFTTVLDRRGMDALAVDSLGTSPGFSPGAPKEGFDPIPMWVADMSFPAFPAIPEAIIRRVQHPAYGYFSPSQAYYDAISAWHRDRHGVTGLEAEHIGYENGVLGGVITALNVFCSRGDRVLVHSPTYIGFTKSLTNCGYKIVHSPLCQDEDGVWRMDFEDMEAKLARGGIHAAILCSPHNPSGRVWEDWELERAMALFERYDVSVISDEIWSDLVLPGFRHIPTQTVSSDARRRTAALYAPSKTFNLAGLVGSYHVAYDGRLRERLAKESSLSHYNSINVLSMHALIAAYSPEGGVWVDELRQVLAGNIAFALDFMEAHFPGVEAARPQGTYMLFLDCTRWCRDSGRTIDQVLQAGWDVGVAWQDGRPFHGPCHIRMNLALPLSRVEEAFRRLKEYVFTK, from the coding sequence ATGAAATATGATTTTACCACCGTATTGGACCGCCGGGGGATGGACGCCCTGGCGGTGGACTCCCTGGGCACGTCCCCCGGCTTTTCCCCCGGCGCCCCCAAGGAGGGCTTTGACCCCATCCCCATGTGGGTGGCGGACATGAGCTTTCCCGCCTTCCCCGCCATTCCCGAGGCCATCATCCGCCGGGTCCAGCACCCGGCCTACGGCTACTTCTCCCCCTCCCAGGCGTATTACGACGCCATCTCCGCCTGGCACCGGGACCGCCACGGGGTCACCGGCCTGGAGGCAGAGCACATCGGCTATGAGAACGGGGTGCTGGGAGGCGTAATCACCGCGCTGAACGTGTTCTGCTCCCGGGGCGACCGGGTCCTGGTCCACTCCCCCACCTACATTGGCTTTACCAAGAGCCTGACCAACTGCGGCTACAAGATCGTCCACAGCCCCCTGTGTCAGGACGAGGACGGGGTGTGGCGGATGGACTTTGAGGACATGGAGGCCAAGCTGGCCCGGGGCGGCATCCACGCCGCCATCCTCTGCTCCCCCCACAACCCCTCCGGGCGGGTGTGGGAGGACTGGGAGCTGGAGCGGGCTATGGCGCTCTTTGAAAGGTACGACGTGTCGGTGATCTCCGACGAGATCTGGTCCGACCTGGTCCTCCCCGGCTTCCGGCACATCCCCACCCAGACCGTCTCCTCCGACGCGCGGCGGCGGACGGCGGCCCTGTACGCCCCCTCCAAGACCTTCAATCTGGCGGGGCTGGTGGGCAGCTACCATGTGGCCTACGACGGCCGCCTCCGGGAGCGGCTGGCGAAGGAGAGCTCCCTGTCTCACTACAACTCTATAAACGTGTTGTCTATGCACGCCCTCATCGCCGCCTACAGCCCCGAGGGGGGCGTCTGGGTGGACGAGCTGCGTCAGGTGCTGGCGGGGAACATCGCCTTCGCCCTGGACTTTATGGAGGCGCATTTCCCCGGCGTGGAGGCCGCCCGGCCCCAGGGGACCTATATGCTCTTCCTGGATTGTACCCGCTGGTGCCGGGACAGCGGCAGGACTATCGACCAGGTGCTCCAGGCCGGCTGGGACGTGGGGGTGGCCTGGCAGGACGGACGGCCCTTCCACGGCCCCTGCCACATCCGGATGAATCTGGCCCTCCCCCTGTCCCGGGTGGAGGAGGCCTTCCGGCGGCTGAAGGAATATGTATTCACCAAATAA
- the lepA gene encoding Elongation factor 4 encodes MTDQSKIRNFSIIAHIDHGKSTLSDRLIELCGAVEQRQMESQLLDNMDLERERGITIKARAVRLDYKAQDGEIYHLNLIDTPGHVDFNYEVSRSLAACEGAVLIVDASQGIEAQTLANTYLAMEHDLEILPVVNKIDLPAADPARVKEEIENILALPAMDAPEISAKQGVNIPAVLEDIVRNVPAPEGDSDAPLKALIFDSQYDPYVGVIVYFRVMEGTLKKGMNVKMMASGAQYQVLDCGYLKPLGMESAGALTAGEVGWFTASIKNVKDTSVGDTITGSESAAAEPLPGYRPAQAMVYCGIYTEDGSKYPDLRDALEKLQLNDASLSFEPESSVALGFGFRCGFLGMLHMEIIQERLEREFDLDLVTTLPSVIYEVTKTDGTVVRVDNPHNYPDPGAISTAKEPYAKVSIISPPDYVGNIMPMCQERRGVFKDMQYLDTNLVELHYSMPIGEIIYDFFDALKARTKGYASLDYELEDYQPSDLVKVDMLLNGDQVDALSFIAHREKAYSRARRICEKLKENIPRQLFEVPVQAAIGGKIIARETVKAMRKDVLAKCYGGDITRKKKLLEKQKEGKKKMRTLGTVQLPTEAFMAVLKLDEE; translated from the coding sequence ATGACCGACCAGAGTAAAATTCGCAATTTTTCCATTATCGCCCACATCGACCACGGCAAATCCACCCTGTCTGACCGGCTCATTGAGCTGTGCGGGGCGGTGGAGCAGCGGCAGATGGAGAGCCAGCTGCTGGATAACATGGATCTGGAGCGGGAGCGGGGCATCACCATCAAAGCCAGGGCCGTCCGGCTGGACTACAAGGCCCAGGACGGGGAAATTTATCACCTGAACCTCATCGACACCCCGGGGCATGTAGACTTCAACTATGAGGTGTCCCGGAGCTTGGCGGCCTGCGAAGGGGCGGTGCTCATTGTGGACGCCTCCCAGGGCATCGAGGCCCAGACCCTGGCCAACACCTACCTGGCGATGGAGCACGATCTGGAAATTCTCCCCGTGGTGAACAAGATCGACCTGCCCGCCGCCGACCCGGCGCGGGTGAAGGAGGAGATCGAAAATATCCTGGCCCTGCCCGCCATGGACGCCCCGGAGATCTCCGCCAAGCAGGGCGTCAACATCCCCGCCGTGCTGGAGGACATCGTGCGCAACGTCCCCGCCCCGGAGGGGGACTCCGACGCCCCCCTGAAAGCCCTCATTTTCGACAGCCAGTACGACCCCTATGTGGGGGTAATCGTCTACTTCCGGGTGATGGAGGGGACCCTGAAAAAGGGCATGAACGTAAAAATGATGGCCTCGGGGGCCCAGTACCAGGTGCTGGACTGCGGTTACCTCAAGCCCCTGGGGATGGAGTCCGCAGGGGCGCTGACCGCCGGGGAGGTGGGCTGGTTCACCGCCTCCATCAAGAACGTGAAGGACACCAGCGTGGGCGACACCATCACCGGCTCGGAGTCCGCCGCCGCCGAGCCCCTGCCCGGCTACCGCCCCGCCCAGGCCATGGTCTACTGCGGCATCTACACCGAGGACGGGAGCAAGTACCCCGACCTGCGGGACGCTTTGGAAAAACTCCAGCTCAACGACGCATCCCTGTCCTTCGAGCCCGAGTCCTCCGTGGCCCTGGGCTTCGGCTTCCGGTGCGGATTTTTGGGGATGCTCCATATGGAGATCATCCAGGAGCGGCTGGAGCGGGAATTTGACCTGGACCTGGTGACCACATTACCCTCAGTTATCTACGAGGTCACAAAAACCGACGGTACTGTGGTCCGGGTGGACAACCCCCACAACTACCCCGACCCGGGGGCCATCTCCACCGCCAAGGAGCCCTACGCCAAGGTGTCCATCATCTCCCCGCCGGACTACGTGGGCAACATCATGCCCATGTGTCAGGAGCGGCGGGGGGTCTTTAAGGACATGCAGTATTTGGACACCAACCTGGTGGAGCTGCACTACTCCATGCCCATCGGCGAGATCATCTACGACTTCTTCGACGCCCTCAAGGCCCGGACCAAGGGGTACGCCTCCCTGGACTACGAGCTGGAGGACTATCAGCCCAGCGACCTGGTGAAGGTGGACATGCTCCTCAACGGCGACCAGGTGGACGCCCTCAGCTTCATCGCCCACCGGGAGAAGGCCTACAGCCGCGCCCGGCGCATCTGCGAGAAGCTGAAGGAGAACATCCCCCGCCAGCTCTTCGAGGTCCCCGTCCAGGCCGCCATCGGCGGCAAGATCATCGCCCGGGAGACCGTGAAGGCCATGCGCAAGGACGTGCTGGCCAAGTGCTACGGCGGCGACATCACCCGGAAGAAGAAGCTTTTGGAGAAGCAGAAGGAGGGCAAAAAGAAAATGCGCACCCTGGGCACCGTCCAGCTGCCCACCGAGGCCTTTATGGCCGTCCTCAAATTGGATGAAGAATAA
- the mro gene encoding Aldose 1-epimerase, translating to MGTKNRIFGHMPDGTAVEEIALSGGGLSCGVITYGGALRTLTVPDRAGRPVDVVLGLDTLEDYRTQDKFLGALVGRYANRVGGSRFTLEGRTYPLPANDGANHLHGGPEGFDKKVWTIQEQTDSSVTLSLLSPDGEAGYPGELAVTAVYALREGALEISYRAEATETTLCNLTNHAYFNLSGHDSGPVDGHSVQVLAERYTPVGAGLIPTGAVEPVEGTPMDLRTLQPLEKREFDHNWAVSGWDGTLRPAARAWSPDTGIAMETLTTLPGIQFYTGNFLDGCPTGKGGASYVKHGAFCLETQFFPDSPNQPSFPSAVLAKGQTYVSKTVYRFSIQK from the coding sequence ATGGGAACGAAAAACAGAATTTTTGGACACATGCCCGACGGCACAGCGGTGGAGGAGATTGCCCTCAGCGGCGGCGGACTCTCCTGCGGCGTCATCACCTACGGCGGGGCCCTGCGGACCCTGACCGTCCCGGACCGGGCGGGGAGGCCGGTGGACGTGGTCCTGGGGCTGGACACCCTGGAGGACTACAGAACCCAGGATAAATTCCTGGGGGCGCTGGTGGGCCGGTACGCCAACCGCGTCGGCGGCAGCCGGTTCACCCTGGAGGGCCGGACCTACCCCCTCCCGGCCAACGACGGGGCCAACCACCTCCACGGAGGCCCGGAGGGCTTTGACAAAAAGGTCTGGACCATCCAAGAGCAGACCGATTCCTCGGTGACCCTGTCCCTCCTCAGCCCAGACGGGGAGGCGGGCTACCCCGGGGAGCTGGCGGTCACGGCGGTCTACGCTCTCCGGGAGGGCGCTCTGGAGATCTCCTACCGGGCCGAGGCCACGGAGACCACCCTCTGCAATCTGACCAACCACGCCTATTTCAACCTGTCCGGCCACGACAGCGGCCCGGTTGACGGGCACAGCGTTCAGGTCCTGGCCGAGCGGTACACCCCCGTGGGGGCCGGACTGATTCCCACCGGGGCGGTGGAGCCGGTGGAGGGCACCCCGATGGACCTGCGGACCCTCCAGCCTCTGGAGAAGCGGGAGTTTGACCACAACTGGGCCGTCAGCGGCTGGGATGGGACGCTTCGCCCCGCCGCCCGGGCCTGGTCCCCGGACACCGGCATCGCCATGGAGACCCTGACCACCCTGCCCGGCATCCAGTTCTACACCGGGAACTTCCTGGACGGCTGTCCCACCGGCAAGGGGGGCGCTTCCTACGTCAAGCACGGGGCCTTCTGCCTGGAGACCCAGTTCTTCCCCGACTCCCCCAACCAGCCCAGCTTCCCCAGCGCCGTCCTGGCCAAGGGCCAGACCTATGTGAGCAAAACGGTGTACCGTTTCTCCATTCAGAAATAA
- the pta_1 gene encoding Phosphate acetyltransferase, producing MFKKLIEILKAHPRKIVFTEGTDPRILEASARLLSGTFLTPILIGNEEEIRAAAEDAGFNIRGAEIYDPETYEKMDAMVEKMVELRKGKMTADECRAMLRKGNYFGTMLVAMGIADALLGGATYSTADTVRPALQLVKTKPGNSIVSSCFILVRPYATGGNMVLAMADCAINIDPSEDELVEIASETVQCARIFGVDPKVAFLSYSTFGSGKGPAVDKMRNAAEKTKLAMPDVPIEGELQFDAAVSPRVAETKCPDSKVAGYANTFIFPDISAGNIGYKIAQRLGSFEAYGPILLGLNAPINDLSRGCNAQEVYSMAIITAALA from the coding sequence ATGTTTAAGAAGCTCATCGAGATTTTGAAAGCCCACCCCCGCAAGATCGTCTTCACCGAGGGCACGGACCCCCGTATCCTGGAGGCCTCCGCCCGCCTGCTGTCCGGTACCTTCCTGACCCCCATCCTCATCGGCAATGAGGAGGAGATCCGCGCCGCCGCCGAGGACGCCGGCTTCAACATCCGCGGGGCGGAGATCTACGACCCCGAGACCTATGAGAAGATGGACGCCATGGTGGAGAAGATGGTGGAGCTGCGCAAGGGCAAGATGACCGCCGACGAGTGCCGGGCCATGCTCCGCAAGGGCAACTACTTTGGCACCATGCTGGTGGCTATGGGCATCGCCGACGCTCTGCTGGGCGGCGCCACCTACTCCACCGCTGACACCGTCCGCCCCGCCCTCCAGCTGGTCAAGACCAAGCCGGGCAACTCCATCGTCTCCTCCTGCTTCATCCTGGTGCGCCCCTACGCCACCGGCGGCAACATGGTGCTGGCTATGGCCGACTGCGCCATCAACATCGACCCCAGCGAGGACGAGCTGGTGGAGATCGCCTCTGAGACCGTCCAGTGCGCCAGAATCTTCGGTGTGGACCCCAAGGTGGCCTTCCTCAGCTACTCCACCTTCGGCTCCGGCAAGGGTCCCGCTGTGGACAAGATGCGCAACGCCGCCGAAAAGACCAAGCTGGCTATGCCCGATGTGCCCATCGAGGGTGAGCTCCAGTTTGACGCCGCCGTCTCCCCCCGCGTGGCCGAGACCAAGTGCCCCGACTCCAAGGTGGCCGGCTACGCCAACACCTTCATCTTCCCCGACATCAGCGCTGGCAACATCGGTTATAAGATCGCCCAGCGCCTGGGCTCCTTCGAGGCCTACGGCCCCATCCTTCTGGGCCTGAACGCCCCCATTAACGACCTCTCCCGTGGCTGCAACGCCCAGGAGGTCTACTCCATGGCCATCATCACCGCCGCCCTGGCCTGA
- the galT gene encoding Galactose-1-phosphate uridylyltransferase yields MIDNAISKLATYALRTGLIEECDYTWAINSILDVLKLDSYTDPNQDWGEIELAPVLEELMDDAHARGVLTESSVVYRDLFDTELMGRLTPRPALVTNLFQKLYEKDPKKATDWYYKFSQDTNYIRRDRIAKDMQWKAPTEYGELDITINLSKPEKDPKAIAAAKNLPASAYPRCQLCAENEGYAGRVNHPARQNHRIVPITINGSPWFLQYSPYVYYNEHCICLNSEHTPMKIDRACFAKLLDFVGQFPHYFVGSNADLPIVGGSILAHDHFQGGRYTFAMERAPVETPVTIRGFEDVEAGIVKWPMSVVRVASKDRSRLIALADKLLTSWRGYTDEAAVILAETGGEPHNTITPIARMRNGKFELDLVLRNNLTTEEHPLGLYHPHAELHHIKKENIGLIEVMGLAVLPARLKEELAAVADALASGFDLRSSGLTAKHADWAEGFAKSYTITRDNALDIVQKETGLVFAQVLEHAGVYKRTPEGKEAFLRFLKQV; encoded by the coding sequence ATGATTGACAACGCCATTTCCAAGCTGGCCACCTACGCCCTGCGCACCGGGCTCATCGAGGAGTGCGACTACACCTGGGCCATCAACAGCATACTGGACGTATTAAAGCTCGACAGCTATACCGACCCCAATCAGGACTGGGGGGAGATCGAGCTGGCTCCCGTGCTGGAGGAGCTGATGGACGACGCCCACGCCCGGGGGGTCCTCACCGAAAGCTCAGTCGTCTACCGGGACCTCTTCGACACCGAGCTCATGGGCCGCCTCACCCCCCGGCCTGCCCTGGTGACCAATCTGTTTCAGAAGCTCTATGAGAAGGACCCCAAAAAGGCCACCGACTGGTACTATAAATTCAGCCAGGACACCAACTACATCCGCCGGGACCGCATTGCCAAGGACATGCAGTGGAAGGCCCCCACCGAGTACGGCGAGCTGGACATCACCATCAACCTGTCCAAGCCGGAGAAGGACCCCAAGGCCATCGCCGCCGCCAAGAACCTGCCCGCCTCCGCCTACCCCCGGTGCCAGCTGTGCGCCGAGAACGAGGGCTACGCCGGCCGGGTCAACCACCCCGCCCGGCAGAACCACCGGATTGTCCCCATCACCATCAACGGCTCCCCCTGGTTTTTGCAGTACTCCCCTTATGTCTACTACAACGAGCACTGCATCTGCCTGAACAGCGAGCACACCCCCATGAAAATCGACCGGGCCTGCTTCGCCAAGCTGCTGGACTTTGTGGGTCAGTTCCCCCACTACTTCGTGGGCTCCAACGCCGACCTGCCCATCGTGGGCGGCTCCATCCTGGCCCACGACCACTTCCAGGGCGGACGGTACACCTTCGCCATGGAGCGGGCTCCGGTGGAGACCCCTGTCACCATCCGGGGCTTTGAGGACGTGGAGGCCGGCATCGTGAAGTGGCCCATGTCCGTGGTCCGCGTCGCCTCCAAGGACCGGTCGCGGCTCATCGCCCTGGCGGACAAGCTCCTCACCTCCTGGCGGGGCTACACCGACGAGGCGGCGGTCATCCTGGCCGAGACCGGCGGCGAGCCCCACAACACCATCACCCCCATCGCCCGGATGCGGAACGGCAAATTTGAGCTGGACCTGGTCCTGCGCAACAACCTGACCACCGAGGAACACCCCCTGGGCCTCTATCACCCCCACGCCGAGCTCCACCATATCAAGAAGGAGAACATCGGCCTCATCGAGGTGATGGGTCTGGCCGTCCTCCCCGCCCGACTGAAGGAGGAGCTGGCCGCCGTGGCCGACGCTCTGGCCTCCGGCTTTGACCTGCGCTCCAGCGGGCTGACGGCCAAGCACGCCGATTGGGCGGAGGGCTTCGCCAAGAGCTATACCATCACCAGGGACAACGCCCTGGACATTGTCCAGAAGGAGACTGGCCTGGTCTTCGCCCAGGTGCTGGAGCACGCCGGGGTCTACAAGCGCACCCCCGAGGGCAAGGAGGCCTTCCTGCGCTTCCTGAAGCAGGTGTAA